A region from the Planctomycetota bacterium genome encodes:
- a CDS encoding FIST N-terminal domain-containing protein, which translates to MAAVGCTTVTYVPGTGAPLPPRTARAGDPVSVAFAVAWCADADPAKAGESAAGNALRALGCPAKGLVFFEYFPRVAKDKAGEAKEVPDPDKERKALAGVRAAAGNVPMVGCRARSLVNGGTQLGNSVAVLAIGGERAACKAVKEPLAEARYAVGRNVAQNLKGVDGLGMILALSEMNLCFDTNPRVSVDDFIRGVQETAGRDVVLFGGNCMPNDYESDKGGVQFFNNEALAGHVVALGIGGPVRVVAGHYNEFEPSHEIVTVTKAEDKWVYEFDGRPAGDVYRRIRGMASDDEFTSDWQHPIGVVVAPFRVYLRMVLEEDKERKALRFVAPVPVGTRVKILKGGADANAILRSAAKGTAEMLRRAGDAKPLAILLSSCCARGMRLAEFGRPGDCEIAGGVVPALGRRNAGVPIFGFYAWGELGPIAGPFNGLTCMYQQHTFVSAMICERK; encoded by the coding sequence GTGGCCGCGGTGGGTTGCACCACAGTGACCTATGTCCCGGGCACGGGAGCGCCGCTCCCGCCGCGGACGGCTCGAGCGGGCGACCCTGTGTCGGTGGCGTTCGCCGTGGCATGGTGCGCGGATGCCGACCCGGCAAAGGCGGGGGAGTCGGCGGCCGGGAATGCGCTCCGGGCGCTCGGCTGCCCGGCCAAGGGGCTCGTATTCTTCGAGTACTTCCCCAGAGTGGCGAAGGACAAGGCGGGGGAAGCTAAGGAGGTGCCGGACCCGGACAAGGAGAGGAAGGCGCTGGCCGGCGTGCGTGCCGCTGCGGGGAACGTCCCCATGGTCGGCTGCCGCGCGCGTTCGCTGGTGAACGGGGGCACTCAGCTCGGCAACTCGGTGGCCGTGCTGGCCATTGGCGGCGAGAGGGCCGCCTGCAAGGCTGTCAAGGAGCCTCTGGCCGAGGCCCGCTACGCCGTGGGGCGCAATGTTGCCCAGAACCTCAAAGGGGTGGATGGCCTCGGGATGATCCTGGCTCTCTCGGAGATGAACCTGTGCTTCGACACGAATCCGAGAGTCTCCGTGGACGACTTCATCCGCGGCGTGCAGGAGACGGCGGGCCGTGATGTGGTGCTCTTCGGCGGCAACTGCATGCCCAACGATTACGAGAGCGACAAGGGCGGCGTGCAGTTCTTCAACAACGAAGCGCTGGCGGGCCACGTGGTGGCCTTGGGAATCGGCGGGCCGGTCAGGGTCGTGGCTGGGCACTACAATGAGTTCGAGCCCTCGCACGAGATCGTCACGGTCACCAAGGCCGAGGACAAGTGGGTGTACGAGTTCGATGGGAGGCCGGCGGGCGACGTCTACCGCCGCATCCGCGGCATGGCCTCCGACGACGAGTTCACGAGCGACTGGCAGCACCCGATCGGGGTGGTCGTGGCGCCGTTCAGGGTCTACCTCCGCATGGTGCTCGAGGAGGACAAGGAGCGGAAGGCCCTGCGCTTCGTGGCCCCGGTGCCGGTGGGGACCCGCGTGAAGATTCTCAAGGGCGGAGCCGATGCCAACGCCATCCTCAGGTCGGCGGCCAAGGGCACAGCCGAGATGCTCAGGAGGGCGGGGGATGCGAAGCCGTTGGCCATCTTGCTCTCGAGTTGCTGCGCCCGGGGGATGCGCCTCGCCGAGTTCGGGAGACCTGGCGACTGCGAGATCGCCGGCGGCGTGGTGCCTGCTCTGGGCAGGAGAAACGCGGGGGTACCGATTTTCGGCTTCTACGCCTGGGGCGAGCTGGGGCCGATCGCAGGGCCGTTCAATGGCCTCACGTGCATGTACCAGCAGCACACGTTCGTATCCGCCATGATCTGCGAGAGAAAGTAG
- a CDS encoding mucoidy inhibitor MuiA family protein: MRTGAWLGMVVAMAGVMQAAAPPVEPPGVKGKVEAVTLYRGQALVTRTVPVEGAAGRVELVVADLPQQVQPDSLFAEGGNGIEVRAVRFRQRAIGEEPREEVRKIDQEIELVQDKAAANKKRQDLLTQRLAYLAKLDEFTAATAKADLAKGVLSFEALEKTSQFSFKQRDDAVTESLKLDVEARELAKQLSLLQRRRGELTAGASRTVSEAVIFLEKRDAPAGVVRLSYLVNEAGWSPAYNFRSAKDGKTVRVEYNALIHQMSGENWDSVSLVLSTASPALAAQGPGLAPFRVTLAQVQDPQAKGDVSTKFKMAQQRRSEAGAKQQAASSLRDNRSFNWDMNAAANDAQWAELAAGKDVLAVLRGESGAVTEGPSISYALQGTVSLASRADQQMLRIADSELPSRFYHVATPVLASYVYREAELTNNAVEVLLGGPVNVYLDGRFVGRGELPTVARGETFVLGFGADPQLRARREMVDKTETFQGANREITLKYRLVLENYKDEAVKVRVLDRIPYAENKADIRVTLGEMAEKLSTEPLYLRLEQPKGILRWDVDVAANAAGEKAKTIEYSYKMEFARTLDVSTPAPAEMQKLQREFDEMQERRMLH, translated from the coding sequence ATGAGGACCGGAGCGTGGCTGGGGATGGTTGTGGCGATGGCCGGCGTGATGCAGGCGGCAGCTCCGCCTGTCGAGCCGCCCGGCGTCAAGGGCAAGGTGGAGGCTGTGACGCTCTACCGCGGGCAGGCCCTGGTGACCCGCACCGTGCCCGTAGAGGGCGCGGCGGGTCGTGTCGAGCTGGTCGTGGCCGACCTGCCGCAACAGGTGCAGCCCGACAGCCTGTTTGCCGAGGGCGGCAACGGCATCGAGGTGCGCGCCGTGCGCTTCCGCCAGCGGGCCATCGGCGAAGAGCCCCGCGAGGAGGTGCGCAAGATTGACCAGGAGATCGAACTGGTCCAGGACAAGGCGGCGGCCAACAAGAAGCGCCAGGACCTGCTCACCCAACGCCTGGCCTACCTGGCGAAGCTCGATGAGTTCACCGCCGCCACGGCCAAGGCCGATCTGGCCAAGGGGGTGCTGAGCTTCGAGGCCCTGGAGAAGACGTCGCAATTCTCCTTCAAGCAGCGGGACGACGCGGTCACCGAGTCGCTCAAGCTGGACGTGGAGGCCCGCGAACTCGCCAAACAGCTCTCGCTCCTCCAGCGCCGCCGCGGCGAACTCACTGCCGGCGCGTCCCGCACCGTGTCGGAGGCGGTCATCTTCCTCGAGAAGCGCGATGCCCCTGCGGGGGTTGTGAGGCTCAGCTACCTGGTGAACGAGGCCGGCTGGAGCCCCGCCTACAACTTCCGCTCGGCCAAGGACGGCAAGACCGTGCGCGTCGAGTACAACGCCCTCATCCACCAGATGAGCGGCGAGAACTGGGACAGCGTGTCGCTCGTCCTCTCGACGGCCTCGCCGGCGCTGGCCGCGCAGGGGCCGGGGTTGGCGCCATTCCGCGTCACGCTGGCCCAGGTGCAGGACCCCCAGGCCAAGGGCGATGTGAGCACGAAGTTCAAGATGGCCCAGCAGCGCCGCTCCGAGGCCGGGGCCAAGCAGCAGGCCGCGTCGAGCCTGCGCGACAACCGCAGTTTCAACTGGGACATGAACGCGGCGGCCAACGACGCGCAATGGGCCGAGCTGGCCGCCGGCAAGGATGTGCTGGCCGTGCTTCGGGGGGAGTCGGGCGCCGTCACGGAGGGGCCGAGCATCAGCTACGCCCTCCAGGGCACGGTGAGCCTCGCCAGCCGCGCGGACCAGCAGATGCTGCGCATCGCCGACTCTGAACTGCCCAGCCGCTTCTACCACGTGGCCACGCCCGTCCTCGCCAGCTACGTCTACCGCGAGGCGGAGTTGACGAACAACGCGGTCGAGGTGCTCCTCGGCGGGCCGGTGAACGTGTACCTCGACGGCCGGTTCGTCGGCCGCGGCGAGCTGCCCACGGTCGCCCGCGGGGAGACCTTCGTCCTCGGCTTCGGCGCCGACCCGCAGCTCCGCGCCCGCCGCGAGATGGTGGACAAGACCGAAACCTTCCAGGGCGCCAACCGCGAGATCACCCTCAAGTACCGCCTCGTGCTCGAGAACTACAAGGACGAGGCCGTCAAGGTGCGGGTCCTCGACCGCATCCCGTACGCCGAGAACAAGGCCGACATTCGCGTGACCCTCGGCGAAATGGCGGAGAAGCTCAGCACCGAGCCGCTTTACCTGCGACTCGAACAGCCCAAGGGCATCCTGCGCTGGGACGTGGATGTCGCGGCGAACGCCGCCGGCGAGAAGGCGAAGACCATCGAGTACAGCTACAAGATGGAGTTCGCCCGCACCCTCGACGTCTCGACCCCTGCCCCTGCCGAGATGCAGAAGCTCCAGCGCGAGTTCGACGAGATGCAGGAGCGGCGCATGCTGCACTGA
- a CDS encoding extracellular solute-binding protein, with protein MLPKLLDKLHSPEDWFPFGLAPFIILVMAVVATVWQLRNPVRTEEATLRLWTFADIHATAYEKARPAFEAAHPGTRINVQLVHWTAVTSRLRAAFWGDLDVPDLVEVEISAAGTFFRGREEDIGFIDWTPWLKETGYYDRIVKSRFAPYTHRGKIYGLPHDVHPVMLAYRRDLFEELGIDADKIETWDDFIREGRRITIPDKRYLIQLSDTSGWSMEPFLFQRDGGYFDPEGKLIMDNELALDTLKWYTRLVAGPDKIANDIGGRDVFTQAVERGYLLSFICPDWRSKGTETHVGSMKGKMALMPLPAFTRGGRRTSTWGGTMLGITKKCRDKKLAFELATHLYLNAEDLAERFRELNILPPLKDSWKLPQFDEPRPYWSNQRLGKLYADLADQVPPQYTSPFINLAKVKMGEAISACAAYYNSNGEAGFDAYARARLKEAADYVRLQMTRNPF; from the coding sequence GTGCTGCCGAAGCTCCTCGACAAGCTGCACTCGCCGGAGGACTGGTTCCCGTTCGGCCTGGCCCCCTTCATCATTCTTGTGATGGCCGTCGTCGCCACGGTCTGGCAGTTGCGCAACCCGGTCCGCACCGAGGAGGCCACACTGCGCCTGTGGACCTTCGCCGATATTCACGCCACGGCCTACGAGAAGGCCCGCCCCGCTTTCGAGGCGGCCCACCCGGGCACCAGGATCAACGTGCAACTCGTCCACTGGACCGCTGTCACGAGCCGGCTCCGGGCCGCCTTCTGGGGCGACCTGGACGTGCCCGACCTCGTGGAGGTCGAAATCAGCGCCGCCGGCACATTCTTCAGGGGACGCGAGGAGGACATCGGCTTCATTGACTGGACGCCCTGGCTCAAGGAGACCGGCTACTATGACCGCATCGTGAAGAGCCGGTTCGCCCCGTACACCCACCGCGGCAAGATCTACGGTCTGCCGCACGATGTCCACCCTGTCATGCTCGCCTACCGCCGCGATCTGTTCGAGGAGTTGGGCATAGACGCGGACAAGATCGAGACGTGGGACGACTTCATCCGCGAGGGCCGCCGCATCACGATTCCCGACAAGCGCTACCTGATTCAGCTCTCCGACACGAGCGGCTGGAGCATGGAGCCGTTCCTCTTCCAGCGCGACGGCGGCTATTTCGACCCCGAGGGCAAGCTGATCATGGACAACGAGTTGGCCCTCGACACGCTGAAGTGGTACACGCGGCTGGTGGCCGGGCCGGATAAGATCGCCAACGACATCGGCGGGCGCGACGTCTTTACCCAGGCCGTGGAGCGCGGGTACCTGCTCAGCTTCATCTGCCCTGACTGGCGCAGCAAAGGCACCGAGACGCATGTGGGCTCGATGAAGGGCAAGATGGCGTTGATGCCGCTGCCCGCCTTTACGAGGGGCGGGCGGCGTACCAGCACCTGGGGCGGCACGATGCTCGGCATCACCAAGAAGTGCCGCGACAAGAAGCTTGCCTTCGAGCTGGCCACCCACCTCTATCTGAATGCCGAGGACCTCGCCGAACGCTTCCGCGAGCTCAACATCCTGCCCCCGCTCAAGGACTCCTGGAAGCTGCCGCAGTTCGATGAGCCGCGCCCCTACTGGTCGAACCAGCGGCTGGGCAAGCTCTACGCCGATCTGGCCGACCAGGTGCCGCCGCAGTACACCAGCCCGTTCATCAACCTGGCGAAGGTCAAGATGGGCGAGGCCATCTCGGCCTGCGCCGCCTACTACAACTCCAACGGCGAGGCCGGCTTCGACGCCTACGCGCGCGCTCGGCTCAAGGAAGCCGCCGACTACGTACGACTGCAAATGACGAGGAACCCGTTTTGA
- a CDS encoding radical SAM protein — protein sequence MSADITLVNLNMLFIRYGEETERERHVPLGPLYLTRALEDAGFRVDFRDYQCCPSDDPFDMAVFLDFLKDPAPVIGLSCMANLLPFTIMAMKALRERYPDRKLILGGVGAKSVEDQILTRFPWVEVICRGEAEKTGPELLRALLDGASLAPVAGISYRANGAVHHNPDRERLHDLDAIPFPAFQKIDLKEYAGYGMMTSRGCPYRCTFCSVAPVWSYVSYSRSARNIVAEMKHLHEQAGVDLFLFQDEFFVSGKRQVMEFCRELRASGLPVEWKAFGRVNLTDEEMMRAMADCGCLELRFGIESGSDRVLQRIHKGFTAAEALEVVPKAVGIFPRVDAFYVWGYPFETMDDFNQSLFQMVSFRMMGARILPSLLCLLPQTPIYREWAAKAKLEFCPYLFPEFVFTGHEVCQDGEVVLPERYAAYFDLIKGNPDIFPGFFHIDLPGNILPKLELLRQFGFYPSPKKLAEPTKESCGAHSPRVAPQELATRVAR from the coding sequence ATGAGCGCCGACATCACGCTCGTCAACCTCAACATGCTCTTCATCCGCTACGGCGAGGAGACCGAGCGTGAGCGCCACGTGCCGCTCGGCCCCCTTTACCTCACGCGCGCCCTGGAAGACGCCGGGTTCCGCGTGGACTTTCGGGACTACCAGTGCTGCCCATCTGACGATCCCTTCGACATGGCCGTGTTCCTCGATTTCCTCAAGGACCCGGCGCCGGTGATCGGCCTGTCGTGCATGGCCAACCTGCTGCCCTTCACGATCATGGCGATGAAGGCCCTGCGCGAGCGCTATCCCGACCGCAAACTCATCCTCGGCGGCGTGGGCGCCAAGTCGGTCGAAGACCAGATCCTCACCCGCTTCCCCTGGGTCGAGGTCATCTGCCGCGGCGAGGCCGAGAAGACGGGGCCCGAGCTGCTTCGCGCCCTGCTCGACGGCGCCAGCCTCGCCCCCGTGGCGGGGATCTCGTACCGCGCCAACGGCGCCGTGCACCACAACCCCGACCGCGAGCGGCTGCACGACCTCGACGCCATCCCGTTCCCCGCGTTCCAGAAGATCGACCTCAAGGAATATGCTGGCTACGGCATGATGACGAGCCGAGGCTGCCCCTATCGCTGCACCTTCTGTTCCGTGGCGCCGGTGTGGAGCTACGTGAGTTACTCGCGGTCCGCCAGGAACATCGTGGCCGAGATGAAACACCTGCACGAACAGGCCGGCGTGGACCTCTTCCTCTTCCAGGATGAGTTCTTCGTCTCGGGCAAGCGTCAGGTGATGGAGTTCTGCCGCGAGCTGCGGGCTTCGGGCCTCCCCGTCGAGTGGAAGGCATTCGGGCGCGTGAACCTCACCGACGAGGAGATGATGCGCGCGATGGCCGACTGCGGGTGCCTCGAGCTGCGCTTCGGCATCGAGAGCGGCAGCGACCGCGTTCTCCAGCGCATCCACAAGGGCTTCACCGCCGCCGAGGCGCTCGAGGTCGTGCCGAAAGCCGTCGGTATCTTCCCCCGCGTGGATGCCTTTTACGTGTGGGGCTATCCGTTCGAGACGATGGACGACTTCAACCAGTCGCTCTTCCAGATGGTCTCGTTCCGCATGATGGGGGCGCGGATCCTGCCCAGCCTCCTGTGCCTCTTGCCTCAGACGCCGATCTACCGCGAGTGGGCAGCGAAGGCGAAGCTGGAGTTCTGCCCCTATCTCTTCCCTGAGTTCGTGTTCACAGGCCACGAGGTCTGCCAGGACGGCGAGGTGGTGCTGCCCGAGCGCTATGCGGCGTACTTCGATCTCATCAAAGGGAACCCCGACATCTTCCCCGGGTTCTTCCACATTGACCTTCCCGGGAACATCCTGCCCAAGTTGGAGCTGTTGCGGCAGTTCGGCTTCTACCCCAGCCCGAAGAAGTTGGCCGAACCGACGAAGGAGAGTTGTGGGGCGCATTCGCCGCGGGTGGCTCCGCAGGAGCTGGCCACGCGAGTTGCGAGGTGA
- a CDS encoding phospholipase D family protein, whose protein sequence is MRIDLEFLDGDALYQRVIQDTVLTARSAVWIATANVKDCQIELDGRFVSIVVAFAALCARGIEVRLLHSGVPSASFLASLREARLTGHRNFAMRRCQRLHFKAALVDDDRLYLGSANLTGAGLGAKSARRRNFELGLLTTDAALIERVARLYHEIWDGLRCADCQRTNVCYVPLEDPAKEGRRV, encoded by the coding sequence GTGAGAATTGATCTGGAGTTCCTCGACGGCGACGCGCTCTATCAGCGGGTCATCCAGGACACGGTTCTGACCGCTCGGTCGGCCGTCTGGATCGCCACCGCAAACGTCAAGGACTGCCAGATCGAGCTCGATGGGCGGTTCGTATCCATCGTCGTGGCATTCGCCGCCCTGTGCGCACGAGGTATTGAGGTCCGGCTGCTCCACTCAGGAGTCCCGTCGGCCTCGTTCCTGGCCAGTCTGCGGGAGGCGCGGCTCACGGGCCACCGGAACTTCGCGATGCGCCGTTGCCAGCGCCTGCACTTCAAAGCGGCCTTGGTGGATGACGACCGGCTCTACCTTGGCAGCGCTAACCTCACCGGCGCGGGCCTCGGCGCCAAGAGCGCTCGCCGGCGAAACTTCGAGCTTGGCCTTCTAACCACCGACGCCGCGCTGATCGAGCGGGTCGCCCGCCTGTACCACGAGATCTGGGACGGCCTCCGGTGCGCCGACTGCCAGCGCACCAACGTCTGCTACGTGCCCCTCGAAGATCCCGCCAAAGAGGGCCGACGCGTTTAA
- a CDS encoding prenyltransferase/squalene oxidase repeat-containing protein: MDSRSASLWVGVPGRVPCHVAPCVFALLALWVAGCGSDGSSRPDSPPTTPEAAAKRKTNGLVQRIDASLGQAARFLVGKQSEDGAWRSETYGCFRDGPELTPHVLSCLFFLPQGGDSVRPAFDKGASFMMGLVTKDGKIDPGPHGLNFPVFTAGSASRVVVLEKKDEPHLRARAAWLAYLRERQLVEANGWQLTDLRYGGWGFSIDVPKLPHVGGDAGRFYESNLVATLFGIAALRSAQVPWDDPVYEKALVFVTRCQNFSDNPAKGDPYYDDGGFFFIPSDPAQNKAGIAGTDKWGRRRFHSYGSMTADGLRALLRCGVPANAPRVVAARRWLEVNFAVDKNPGTFAPDREILRNSTYFYYCWSLAHAFVALGTDEAVTEKGSVHWAEALADALLERQRPDGTWRNVYTDAKEDDPLVATPWGASALAICRGVITGEHVAIGRPCVTETAPPKAENGP, encoded by the coding sequence ATGGATTCACGATCTGCCAGCCTGTGGGTCGGAGTGCCTGGGCGTGTGCCGTGCCACGTTGCGCCATGTGTCTTCGCTCTGCTCGCCCTGTGGGTGGCAGGGTGCGGCTCGGATGGCTCGAGCCGCCCCGACAGCCCGCCCACCACACCCGAAGCCGCGGCCAAGAGGAAGACCAATGGCCTTGTCCAGCGGATTGACGCGTCGCTCGGCCAAGCCGCGCGCTTCCTGGTCGGCAAGCAGTCGGAGGATGGCGCCTGGCGCTCGGAGACCTATGGCTGCTTCCGCGACGGTCCGGAGCTGACGCCCCACGTCCTCTCGTGCCTCTTCTTCCTGCCTCAGGGGGGCGATTCCGTCCGTCCGGCCTTCGACAAAGGCGCCAGCTTCATGATGGGCCTCGTAACGAAGGACGGCAAGATCGATCCCGGACCGCACGGCCTCAACTTCCCCGTCTTCACGGCAGGCTCGGCCAGCCGCGTGGTGGTGCTGGAGAAGAAGGATGAGCCACACCTGCGCGCCCGTGCCGCCTGGCTCGCTTACCTGCGCGAGCGACAGCTCGTCGAGGCCAACGGCTGGCAGCTCACCGACCTGCGGTACGGCGGCTGGGGCTTCTCGATTGATGTGCCCAAGCTGCCTCACGTGGGCGGCGATGCCGGGCGATTCTATGAGTCGAACCTGGTGGCCACGCTCTTCGGCATCGCGGCCCTGCGCTCCGCCCAGGTGCCGTGGGACGACCCGGTCTACGAGAAGGCCCTGGTTTTCGTGACACGCTGCCAGAACTTCTCGGACAACCCGGCCAAGGGCGACCCCTACTACGACGACGGCGGCTTCTTCTTCATCCCCAGCGACCCCGCTCAGAACAAGGCCGGCATCGCGGGAACCGACAAGTGGGGCCGGCGCCGCTTCCACTCCTACGGCTCGATGACCGCCGATGGCCTGCGGGCGCTCCTCCGCTGCGGCGTGCCGGCCAACGCCCCGCGCGTGGTGGCCGCCCGCCGGTGGCTCGAGGTGAACTTCGCGGTGGACAAGAACCCCGGGACCTTCGCCCCCGACCGCGAGATTCTGAGGAACAGCACCTACTTCTACTACTGCTGGTCGCTGGCGCACGCCTTCGTGGCGCTGGGGACCGACGAGGCTGTGACCGAGAAGGGCAGCGTGCATTGGGCCGAGGCGCTGGCCGACGCCTTGCTCGAGCGCCAGCGGCCCGACGGCACCTGGCGCAACGTGTACACCGATGCCAAGGAGGACGACCCGCTGGTCGCAACGCCCTGGGGGGCGTCGGCCCTTGCGATCTGCCGGGGGGTGATCACCGGCGAGCACGTGGCGATCGGGCGGCCCTGTGTCACCGAAACCGCGCCGCCCAAGGCGGAGAACGGGCCTTGA
- a CDS encoding HAMP domain-containing sensor histidine kinase: MRRPWRTWIAFGLAAAVLLAAMASVSLTALRLDRAEAEARRQAALEENVRLALWRMDSRLAPLIAQENARPYFAYSAFYPAERAYTRMFAEIDRDEVLLPSPLLTQPSEHVRLHFQFGPNGALTSPQVPTGNMRDLAETGYVAGERIEAAASHLAALGRWLSRKALAAALPSEGGPPPAPDRRVKPEDFSVQTADEQDAWRSVQQELRNLNEYQARARSYEQAASQQKSVRGTARRPDAPEAVLRPVWVGDQLVLARRVSVDGLEYLQGCWLDWPSLEAWLVEDIRDLLPEGNLEPLTGDAGDPRARVLASLPVRLLPGELRTPPQPFLTPIRLSLLIAWVCMVVAGIAVAVLLVGAVSLSERRAAFVSAVTHELRTPLTTFRLYSEMLAEGMIPDEEKRRRYLDTLCTEAERLSHLVENVLSYARLERGTGRRRSESVPLHEVVVRASERLARRAEQAGMSLVPTVGEGAATLCVRADPAAVEQILLNLVDNACKYAVAAGDKRIHLEASSDGRSGLIRVRDHGPGLSAEGRKRLFRPFAKSAREAAHTKPGVGLGLALSRRLARDMGGDLRLDASATEGACFVLALPGA, encoded by the coding sequence ATGAGGCGTCCCTGGCGCACCTGGATCGCCTTCGGTCTGGCGGCCGCCGTGCTTCTTGCGGCCATGGCGTCGGTGAGCCTCACCGCGCTGCGCCTGGACCGCGCCGAGGCCGAAGCCCGCCGGCAGGCGGCCCTCGAGGAGAACGTGCGCCTCGCACTCTGGCGCATGGACTCGCGCCTCGCGCCCCTGATCGCTCAGGAGAACGCCCGGCCCTATTTCGCTTACAGCGCCTTCTACCCTGCGGAACGGGCCTACACGCGCATGTTCGCCGAGATTGACCGGGACGAGGTGCTGCTGCCCTCGCCGCTGCTCACACAGCCCTCGGAACACGTGCGGCTGCACTTTCAGTTCGGCCCCAACGGCGCGCTCACCTCGCCCCAGGTGCCGACGGGGAACATGCGGGACCTTGCCGAGACAGGCTACGTAGCTGGGGAGCGCATAGAAGCGGCGGCCTCTCATCTCGCCGCGCTGGGCAGGTGGCTGAGTCGCAAGGCTCTTGCCGCCGCGCTGCCCTCCGAAGGGGGGCCGCCGCCCGCGCCGGATCGCAGAGTCAAGCCGGAGGACTTCAGCGTCCAGACCGCGGATGAGCAGGACGCCTGGCGCTCGGTGCAACAGGAGCTGCGAAACCTCAACGAATACCAGGCGCGCGCCCGAAGCTACGAGCAGGCTGCCAGCCAGCAGAAGAGTGTGCGTGGGACGGCCCGACGCCCCGATGCTCCCGAGGCGGTGCTGCGCCCGGTGTGGGTGGGGGACCAGCTTGTGCTGGCCCGCCGGGTGTCGGTGGATGGCCTGGAGTATCTTCAGGGCTGCTGGCTCGACTGGCCGAGCCTGGAGGCCTGGCTCGTGGAAGACATCCGCGACCTGCTGCCCGAGGGGAACCTCGAGCCGCTGACCGGGGATGCGGGAGACCCGCGGGCGCGCGTGCTGGCGTCGCTGCCCGTGCGGCTGCTGCCAGGGGAGTTGCGGACGCCGCCCCAGCCGTTCCTCACCCCGATCCGCCTGTCCCTGCTCATCGCCTGGGTCTGCATGGTCGTGGCGGGCATCGCCGTGGCCGTGCTGCTCGTGGGCGCCGTGTCGCTCAGCGAGCGGCGGGCGGCGTTCGTGTCGGCCGTCACGCATGAGTTGCGCACGCCGCTCACCACGTTCCGGCTCTACAGCGAGATGCTGGCTGAGGGAATGATCCCCGACGAGGAGAAGCGCCGGCGGTATCTCGATACTCTGTGCACCGAGGCTGAGCGCCTGAGCCACCTGGTCGAGAACGTGCTCTCTTACGCGCGCCTCGAGCGCGGAACAGGCCGCCGGCGCAGCGAGAGCGTGCCGCTGCACGAGGTCGTCGTGCGGGCGAGCGAGCGTCTGGCGCGGCGCGCCGAGCAGGCGGGCATGAGCTTGGTGCCAACGGTGGGGGAGGGCGCCGCAACGCTCTGCGTTCGGGCCGATCCGGCGGCGGTGGAGCAGATTCTCCTCAATCTGGTGGACAACGCCTGCAAGTACGCCGTGGCTGCCGGCGACAAGCGGATCCACCTGGAGGCGTCGTCGGATGGCCGCTCGGGCTTGATCCGCGTGCGCGACCACGGACCGGGGCTGTCGGCGGAAGGCCGCAAGCGCCTCTTCCGCCCCTTCGCGAAGTCGGCCCGCGAGGCGGCGCATACGAAACCGGGCGTGGGCCTCGGCCTCGCGCTCAGTCGCCGGCTGGCGCGCGACATGGGCGGCGACCTGCGCCTCGATGCCTCTGCCACCGAGGGCGCCTGCTTCGTCCTCGCGCTGCCGGGCGCGTGA
- a CDS encoding response regulator transcription factor has product MPRHRILVVEDDPAIRRGVVDALEFEGYATLQAADGLKGQEMAVKCACDLVLLDLVLPGKDGLDILREVRATRPTLPVIIMTARGEETDRVKGLRLGADDYVVKPFSVQELLARVQAVLRRSPERPTDVREVAFPGGVADLARSEVRLDAGGRAELSAREAELLRYLAANRGRVIAREEILARVWRMNPTGVETRTIDMHIARLREKLRDDPADPKVIVTVRGKGYLFGEPREAT; this is encoded by the coding sequence ATGCCGCGACACCGCATCCTGGTCGTGGAAGACGACCCGGCAATCCGCCGGGGCGTCGTGGATGCCCTGGAGTTCGAGGGCTACGCCACGCTCCAGGCCGCCGACGGCCTCAAGGGCCAGGAGATGGCGGTGAAGTGCGCGTGCGACCTGGTTCTCCTCGACCTCGTGCTGCCCGGGAAGGACGGGCTGGACATCCTCCGCGAGGTGCGGGCCACGCGCCCCACGCTCCCCGTGATCATCATGACCGCGCGTGGGGAGGAGACCGACCGCGTTAAGGGCCTCCGTCTGGGCGCGGACGACTACGTTGTGAAACCCTTCAGCGTCCAGGAGCTGCTGGCTCGGGTGCAGGCCGTGCTGCGCCGTTCGCCCGAGCGGCCCACCGATGTGCGCGAGGTGGCCTTCCCCGGCGGGGTGGCCGACCTGGCGCGGTCCGAGGTGCGGCTCGACGCGGGCGGTCGCGCCGAGCTCTCGGCCCGAGAGGCCGAACTTCTCCGCTACCTGGCCGCGAACCGCGGCCGCGTGATCGCCCGCGAGGAAATCCTCGCACGCGTGTGGCGCATGAACCCCACCGGCGTCGAAACCCGCACCATCGACATGCACATCGCCCGCTTGCGCGAGAAGCTGCGCGACGACCCCGCTGACCCGAAGGTCATCGTCACCGTGCGCGGCAAGGGCTACCTCTTCGGGGAACCGCGGGAGGCAACATGA